From the genome of Carassius gibelio isolate Cgi1373 ecotype wild population from Czech Republic chromosome B10, carGib1.2-hapl.c, whole genome shotgun sequence, one region includes:
- the akt2l gene encoding v-akt murine thymoma viral oncogene homolog 2, like — MTEVSVVKEGWLYKRGEYIKTWRPRYFILKSDGSFMGYKEKPELTDQSSAPLNHFSVEECQLMKTERPRPNTFMIRCLQWTSVIERTFHVESSEERDEWMCAIQAVANGLQAREADEPMDIKYSAPGDVCGLEDMEVSLSKSSSRVTMNDFDYLKLLGKGTFGKVILVREKASGVYYAMKILRKEVIIAKDEVAHTVTESRVLQNTRHPFLTTLKYAFQTPDRLCFVMEYANGGELFFHLSRERVFSEDRARFYGAEIVSALDYLHSQNVVYRDLKLENLMLDKDGHMKITDFGLCKEGITDEATMRTFCGTPEYLAPEVLEDNDYGRAVDWWGLGVVMYEMMCGRLPFYNQDHERLFELIVMEEIRFPKNLSPEAKALLTGLLRKDPKQRLGGGPDDAREVMGHKFFSGVHWEDVLQKKLVPPFKPQVTSETDTRYFDDEFTAQSITVTPPNKLSRQDVEDAGPVAHFPQFSYSASIRE; from the exons ATGACGGAGGTCAGCGTGGTCAAGGAAGGCTGGCTCTATAAACGAG gtGAGTACATCAAGACCTGGAGGCCGCGCTACTTCATCCTGAAGAGTGACGGATCCTTCATGGGCTACAAGGAGAAGCCGGAGCTGACGGATCAGAGCTCGGCTCCGCTCAATCACTTCTCTGTGGAAG AGTGTCAGCTGATGAAGACCGAGCGTCCGCGGCCCAACACCTTCATGATCCGCTGCCTGCAGTGGACGAGCGTCATCGAGAGAACCTTCCACGTGGAGAGCAGCGAGgagag GGACGAGTGGATGTGTGCGATCCAGGCCGTGGCCAATGGGCTGCAGGCGCGAGAAGCAGACGAACCAATGGACATCAAGTACAGCGCTCCTGGAGACGTGTGCGGTCTGGAGGACATGGAGGTGTCTCTGTCCAAATCCAGCTCCAGAGTG ACCATGAATGACTTTGATTACCTGAAGCTGCTGGGTAAAGGCACGTTTGGGAAGGTGATTCTGGTGCGAGAGAAAGCCTCGGGGGTGTACTACGCCATGAAGATCCTGAGGAAGGAAGTCATCATCGCGAAG gatGAAGTGGCACATACGGTCACAGAGAGTCGAGTGCTGCAGAACACCAGACACCCCTTCCTGacg ACTCTTAAATACGCCTTCCAGACGCCTGACCGGCTGTGTTTCGTGATGGAGTATGCTAACGGTGGAGAG CTGTTCTTCCATCTGTCTCGTGAGCGTGTCTTCTCTGAGGACAGAGCACGCTTCTACGGCGCTGAGATCGTGTCGGCTCTGGACTATCTGCACTCACAGAACGTGGTCTACCGGGACCTGAAG CTGGAGAACCTCATGCTGGATAAAGACGGTCATATGAAGATCACAGACTTTGGTCTCTGTAAGGAGGGAATCACTGACGAGGCCACCATGAGAACCTTCTGTGGAACCCCAGAATACCTTGCGCCGGAG GTGCTGGAGGACAATGATTACGGCCGCGCTGTGGACTGGTGGGGTCTGGGGGTGGTGATGTACGAGATGATGTGTGGACGCCTGCCCTTCTACAATCAGGACCACGAGCGGCTCTTCGAGCTCATCGTGATGGAGGAGATCCGTTTCCCCAAGAACCTCTCGCCTGAAGCCAAAGCGCTGCTGACCGGCCTGCTGAGGAAAGACCCCAAACAGAG GCTCGGAGGCGGACCTGATGACGCCAGAGAAGTGATGGGGCACAAGTTCTTCTCCGGTGTTCACTGGGAGGACGTGCTGCAGAAGAAG CTGGTGCCACCGTTTAAACCGCAGGTGACGTCAGAGACGGACACACGCTACTTCGACGATGAGTTCACCGCGCAGAGCATCACTGTTACGCCGCCAAACAAGC TGAGTCGTCAGGATGTGGAGGACGCTGGGCCGGTCGCTCACTTCCCTCAGTTCTCTTACTCCGCCAGCATACGAGAGTGA
- the LOC127966804 gene encoding putative transcription factor ovo-like protein 3 gives MPRSFLVKRKQSVCAGWQWKEPEPCFSPNTVCVPAPSAALESVSEQCRSQAVHTHTHTPALDYGMERVQPSHSSLAPPALASAPLNKARESSGSSEFLCSVCHKVFPLQRMLTRHLKCHSMIKRHPCRFCGKGFNDTFDLKRHMRTHTGIRPYRCDLCEKAFTQRCSLESHLRKIHGVRQQYAYRQRRSKIFVCEDCGFTSNRPDEYFLHVRQQHPSSPALRRYYRKHMLESPSQHSIAPFMLYPAAGLYM, from the exons ATGCCTCGCTCGTTCCTGGTCAAGAGAAAGCAGTCGGTGTGCGCCGGATGGCAGTGGAAGGAGCCGGAGCCCTGCTTCAGCCCAAACACAG tgtgtgttcCGGCTCCCAGCGCTGCTCTGGAGTCAGTGTCGGAGCAGTGTCGCTCTCAGgccgtccacacacacacacacacacctgctctgGATTATGGGATGGAGAGAGTGCAGCCGTCACACAGTTCTCTCGCTCCTCCTGCGCTGGCCTCGGCTCCGCTCAACAAG GCGCGTGAATCCAGCGGCTCGTCAGAGTTCCTGTGCTCCGTGTGTCATAAAGTGTTTCCTCTGCAGCGCATGCTGACGCGTCACCTCAAGTGCCACAGTATGATCAAGAGACACCCCTGCAGGTTCTGCGGGAAGGGCTTCAACGACACCTTCGACCTGAAGAGACACATGAGAACACACACCG gtatcCGTCCGTACCGCTGTGATCTGTGTGAGAAGGCCTTCACGCAGCGCTGCTCTCTGGAGTCTCACCTGAGGAAGATCCACGGCGTACGACAGCAGTACGCTTACCGCCAGCGGCGCTCCAAGATCTTCGTGTGTGAGGACTGTGGCTTCACCTCCAACCGACCGGACGAGTACTTCCTCCACGTCAGACAGCAGCACCCGAGCAGCCCGGCCCTGCGCCGTTATTACCGTAAACACATGCTGGAGAGCCCCTCGCAGCACAGCATCGCCCCCTTCATGCTGTACCCCGCTGCAGGACTCTACATGTGA
- the vaspa gene encoding vasodilator stimulated phosphoprotein a isoform X2, whose translation MGEQSICQARATVMLYDDGSKRWLPAGSGAQSISRVHIFQNPSNNSFRVVGRKQQADQQVVINCPLIRGIKYNQATPTFHQWRDARQVWGLNFGSKEDAAQFASGMMHALDLLSGDAGAPLPPRPPQNGPSAEEIEQKRRQEQQERERQERERQASAAPAPPPGPPPAPGPASAPPPPPGPPPAPGPPPPPPPPPPSGGGPPAPPPPPSGGGGGGGGGGLGGGDGGLAGALAGAKLRKVARDTDSGAAAPAASASSGGGGGGGGGGGGGGLMGEMSAILARRKKASDAPVVKKEETSSADSVNNDSRAADKPDVVKKPWEKPSSVSRVNSASKSQDKSPVSPATAAPLNRTRPGSSIGDATDMEKFKQDILEEMRKELQKVKDEIISALLEEIQKINV comes from the exons ATGGG TGAACAAAGCATCTGTCAGGCGCGGGCCACCGTCATGTTGTACGATGACGGCAGTAAGCGCTGGTTACCGGCCGGTTCTGGAGCTCAGTCCATCAGCAGGGTTCACATCTTCCAGAACCCCAGTAACAACAGCTTCAGGGTGGTGGGACGCAAACAACAGGCCGATCAGCAG GTGGTCATTAACTGTCCTCTGATCCGAGGGATCAAGTATAATCAGGCCACTCCCACGTTCCATCAGTGGCGGGACGCACGGCAGGTCTGGGGTCTGAACTTCGGCAGTAAAGAGGACGCGGCTCAGTTCGCCAGCGGCATGATGCACGCTCTGGACCTGCTCAGCGGAGACGCCG GTGCACCTCTTCCTCCTCGACCGCCTCAGAACGGCCCGAGCGCTGAGGAGATAGAGCAGAAGAGGAG ACAGgagcagcaggagagagagagacaggagagagagagacaggcgtCTGCTGCTCCGGCTCCGCCTCCTGGCCCTCCTCCCGCTCCTGGCCCCGCCTCTGCACCTCCTCCTCCCCCTGGACCTCCACCCGCTCCAGGACCCCCGcctcccccaccaccaccacctccttCAGGAGGAGGCCCGCCggcccccccacccccaccctcaggaggaggaggaggaggaggaggaggagggttaGGAGGAGGTGATGGAGGTCTGGCCGGGGCGCTCGCTGGAGCAAAACTACGCAAAGTGGCCAGG gacacTGACAGTGGAGCAGCAGCTCCTGCAGCGAGCGCCAGctcaggaggaggtggaggaggaggaggaggaggtggaggaggaggactgATGGGAGAAATGAGTGCAATTCTCGCTCGACG GAAAAAAGCTTCTGACGCTCCAGTGGTCAAGAAGGAAGAAACAAGTAGC GCTGATTCTGTGAACAATGACTCCAGAGCTGCAG ACAAACCAGATGTGGTGAAGAAGCCCTGGGAGAAACCGTCGTCTGTGTCACG GGTGAATTCAGCTTCTAAGAGTCAGGACAAGAGCCCGGTGTCTCCCGCGACTGCGGCTCCATTGAACAG GACGAGACCCGGCAGCAGCATAGGAGACGCCACAGACATGGAGAAATTCAAACAG GACATCCTGGAGGAGATGCGCAAGGAGCTGCAGAAGGTGAAGGACGAGATCATCAGCG CTCTGCTGGAAGAGATACAGAAGATCAATGTGTAG
- the vaspa gene encoding vasodilator stimulated phosphoprotein a isoform X1: MGEQSICQARATVMLYDDGSKRWLPAGSGAQSISRVHIFQNPSNNSFRVVGRKQQADQQVVINCPLIRGIKYNQATPTFHQWRDARQVWGLNFGSKEDAAQFASGMMHALDLLSGDAGAPLPPRPPQNGPSAEEIEQKRRQEQQERERQERERQASAAPAPPPGPPPAPGPASAPPPPPGPPPAPGPPPPPPPPPPSGGGPPAPPPPPSGGGGGGGGGGLGGGDGGLAGALAGAKLRKVARDTDSGAAAPAASASSGGGGGGGGGGGGGGLMGEMSAILARRKKASDAPVVKKEETSSVSRADSVNNDSRAADKPDVVKKPWEKPSSVSRVNSASKSQDKSPVSPATAAPLNRTRPGSSIGDATDMEKFKQDILEEMRKELQKVKDEIISALLEEIQKINV, translated from the exons ATGGG TGAACAAAGCATCTGTCAGGCGCGGGCCACCGTCATGTTGTACGATGACGGCAGTAAGCGCTGGTTACCGGCCGGTTCTGGAGCTCAGTCCATCAGCAGGGTTCACATCTTCCAGAACCCCAGTAACAACAGCTTCAGGGTGGTGGGACGCAAACAACAGGCCGATCAGCAG GTGGTCATTAACTGTCCTCTGATCCGAGGGATCAAGTATAATCAGGCCACTCCCACGTTCCATCAGTGGCGGGACGCACGGCAGGTCTGGGGTCTGAACTTCGGCAGTAAAGAGGACGCGGCTCAGTTCGCCAGCGGCATGATGCACGCTCTGGACCTGCTCAGCGGAGACGCCG GTGCACCTCTTCCTCCTCGACCGCCTCAGAACGGCCCGAGCGCTGAGGAGATAGAGCAGAAGAGGAG ACAGgagcagcaggagagagagagacaggagagagagagacaggcgtCTGCTGCTCCGGCTCCGCCTCCTGGCCCTCCTCCCGCTCCTGGCCCCGCCTCTGCACCTCCTCCTCCCCCTGGACCTCCACCCGCTCCAGGACCCCCGcctcccccaccaccaccacctccttCAGGAGGAGGCCCGCCggcccccccacccccaccctcaggaggaggaggaggaggaggaggaggagggttaGGAGGAGGTGATGGAGGTCTGGCCGGGGCGCTCGCTGGAGCAAAACTACGCAAAGTGGCCAGG gacacTGACAGTGGAGCAGCAGCTCCTGCAGCGAGCGCCAGctcaggaggaggtggaggaggaggaggaggaggtggaggaggaggactgATGGGAGAAATGAGTGCAATTCTCGCTCGACG GAAAAAAGCTTCTGACGCTCCAGTGGTCAAGAAGGAAGAAACAAGTAGCGTGAgtcgt GCTGATTCTGTGAACAATGACTCCAGAGCTGCAG ACAAACCAGATGTGGTGAAGAAGCCCTGGGAGAAACCGTCGTCTGTGTCACG GGTGAATTCAGCTTCTAAGAGTCAGGACAAGAGCCCGGTGTCTCCCGCGACTGCGGCTCCATTGAACAG GACGAGACCCGGCAGCAGCATAGGAGACGCCACAGACATGGAGAAATTCAAACAG GACATCCTGGAGGAGATGCGCAAGGAGCTGCAGAAGGTGAAGGACGAGATCATCAGCG CTCTGCTGGAAGAGATACAGAAGATCAATGTGTAG